Proteins from one Lagopus muta isolate bLagMut1 chromosome W, bLagMut1 primary, whole genome shotgun sequence genomic window:
- the LOC125686434 gene encoding uncharacterized protein LOC125686434, with protein MVITKEPGDGILNICTDSWAVYRGLTLWIAQWVTQEWTIHARPIWGKDMWLDIWNTVKHRTVRVYHVSGHQPLQSPGNDEADTLARVRWIENSPSENIACLLHQKLRHAGQKTMWAAAKAWGLPIQLSDIVQACQDCDACSKMRPRSLPETTAHLARGHNPLQRWQVDYIGPLPRSEGARYALTCVDTASGLLQAYPVPKANQAYTIKALTKLMSAYGTPQVIESDQGTHFTGATIQRWAEENNIEWRFHLPYNPTGAGLIERYNGILKAALKTDSQSLQGWTKRLYETLRDLNERPRDGRPSALRMLQTTWATPLRIQITGTDHQVRPQIGNENNLLLPAPENLEPGTHKIKWPWKVQVGPKWCGLLAPWGRLLEVGGSVVPPVIGTWPTDIMVNTPIFIAKGTPIMSLWQIRTPPLVPDIVMQPQISGKKVWYRRPGRAPVQAEVLTQDRNTACILPWRADLPLLVPVKHLYYSP; from the coding sequence atggttataaccaaggaacccggtgatggtatcctgaacatctgcacagatagttgggctgtgtaccgggggctcactctctggattgcacagtgggtcacccaggaatggactatccacgcccgaccgatctggggcaaagacatgtggttagatatatggaatacggtcaaacacaggactgtacgtgtctaccatgtttctggtcatcagcccctacagtcaccgggaaacgatgaagccgacacattggcccgagttcgatggattgagaattcaccatctgagaacatcgcctGCTtgttacatcagaagctacggcatgctggacaaaagacaatgtgggcagctgctaaagcatggggactgcccatacaactatctgatatcgtccaggcatgccaggattgtGACGcctgctccaagatgagaccgagatcgttgcccgaaacaacagcccatcttgctaggggacacaatcctctccagcgatggcaggtcgattacatcgggccccttcctcgttccgaaggggcaagatatgccctgacctgtgtcgacactgcaagtgggctactgcaggcctatccagtaccgaaagcaaaccaggcatataccatcaaggcactcactaaactgatgtctgcctacgggacacctcaagtcatcgagagcgaccaagggactcattttactggtgcaacgatacagcgctgggcagaagaaaataacatcgaatggcgattccacctgccatataatccaacaggggcaggcctcatcgaacgttataacggtattcttaaggctgccctgaagacagactcccagtccttgcaggggtggacaaaaagactgtatgaaaccctgcgggacctgaatgaaagacctcgagatggcagacccagtgccctgagaatgttgcagacgacatgggccaccccgcttaggatccaaattacgggcactgatcatcaggtaagaccccaaattggtaatgaaaataatcttctgctccctgcccctgaaaacttagagccaggtacccataaaataaaatggccctggaaggtgcaggtaggacccaagtggtgtggcctacttgcaccttgggggagactattggaggtgggaggctcagtagtccctccagtaataggtacatggcctactgatattatggtcaacactccgatctttattgctaaagggacccccatcatgtccctatggcagatcaggacacctcctttggtgcctgatatcgttatgcagccgcagatatccggcaaaaaggtgtggtacaggcggccaggacgtgccccagtacaagcggaagtgttgacccaagacagaaatacggcctgtatcttgccctggagagcagaccttcccctcctggtacctgtaaaacatctgtattactccccgtga